Sequence from the Brevundimonas diminuta genome:
GGTGTCCCTCGGCATCATCGCCCTGCATCAGGGTGAAAGCATCAGCGCGGTCTGGATGGTGGTCGCCGCCGTCTGCACCTATGCGATCGCCTATCGGTTCTACAGCCGCTACTTGGCCAACAAGGTCATGCAGCTGGATCCCGCGCGCTTGACCCCGGCCATGCGCCGAAACGACGGGCTGGACTATGTGCCGACGCCCAGGAACGTGCTGTTCGGCCACCACTTCGCCGCCATCGCCGGCGCAGGCCCGCTGGTCGGGCCGGTGCTGGCGGCCCAGATGGGCTATCTGCCGGGCGTCCTGTGGATCCTGGTCGGCGCCGTGCTGGCCGGGGCGGTTCAGGACATGATGGTCCTGTTCATGTCCACGCGCCGCGACGGCAAGTCGCTGGGCGACATGATCCGCACCGAAATGGGCAACATCCCCGGCATCATCGCCCAGGTCGGCGTCCTGATGATCATGGTCATCATCCTGGCGGTTCTGGCCCTGGTCGTGGTCAAGGCTCTGGCCGAAAGCCCGTGGGGCACCTTCACGGTCGCCGCCACCATCCCCATCGCCATTTTCATGGGCCTGTACACCCGCTTCCTGCGGCCCGGCCGGGTGGGCGAGGTCTCGGTGATCGGCGTGGTCATGCTGATCCTGGCCATCATCGGCGGCGGCCATATCGCGGCGGATTCGTTCTGGGGCCCGGCCTTCACCCTGACCGGCCCGACCCTGGCGATCCTGATGATGGTCTATGGCTTCATCGCCTCGGTCATCCCCGTGTGGCTGCTCCTGGCGCCGCGCGACTATCTGTCGACCTTCCTGAAGATCGGCGCGATCGTGGCCCTGGCCGTGGGCATCCTCATCGTGCGTCCGCACCTGCAGATGCCGGCCATCACCCCCTTCATCGACGGCACCGGCCCGGTCTTCGCCGGCGCCCTGTTCCCCTTCCTGTTCATCACCATCGCCTGCGGCGCGGTGTCGGGCTTCCACGCCCTGATATCCTCGGGCACCACGCCCAAACTGCTGGAGAACGAAGCCCAGATCCCGATGATCGGCTACGGTGCCATGCTGTGCGAAAGCTTCGTCGCCGTCATGGCCCTGATCGCCGCCACGGTTCTGGACCCGGCCGTCTATTTCGCCATGAACAGCCCGGTCGCCGTCATCGGCAAGGATGCAGCCTCCGCCGCGGCCGCCGTGGCCCAGTGGGGCTTCCACATCACGCCCGGAGAGCTGGAACAGCTGGCGCGCGACGTGGGCGAGCATTCGATCCTGTCGCGCGCAGGCGGCGCCCCGACCTTGGCGGTCGGCATGGCGCACATCCTGTCCGGCGTGATCGGCGGCAAGGCCATGATGGCCTTCTGGTATCACTTCGCCATCCTGTTCGAGGCCCT
This genomic interval carries:
- a CDS encoding carbon starvation CstA family protein, which translates into the protein MGKLSTPIIFGAIAILGAVSLGIIALHQGESISAVWMVVAAVCTYAIAYRFYSRYLANKVMQLDPARLTPAMRRNDGLDYVPTPRNVLFGHHFAAIAGAGPLVGPVLAAQMGYLPGVLWILVGAVLAGAVQDMMVLFMSTRRDGKSLGDMIRTEMGNIPGIIAQVGVLMIMVIILAVLALVVVKALAESPWGTFTVAATIPIAIFMGLYTRFLRPGRVGEVSVIGVVMLILAIIGGGHIAADSFWGPAFTLTGPTLAILMMVYGFIASVIPVWLLLAPRDYLSTFLKIGAIVALAVGILIVRPHLQMPAITPFIDGTGPVFAGALFPFLFITIACGAVSGFHALISSGTTPKLLENEAQIPMIGYGAMLCESFVAVMALIAATVLDPAVYFAMNSPVAVIGKDAASAAAAVAQWGFHITPGELEQLARDVGEHSILSRAGGAPTLAVGMAHILSGVIGGKAMMAFWYHFAILFEALFILTTVDAGTRVCRFMIQDLLGVAVPRMRETKSWGANVVATALTVGLWGYFLYTGVVDPLGGINSLWPLFGIANQMLAAVALILGTVVLFKMKREKFAWVMVVPATWLLICTLTAGFQKLFHPDVRIGFLSHARKYQEALGAGELIAPAKSIGDMHRIVVNDYVNSTLTAGFLFVVVTMVVYGVLACRKAYANNRPTVREYPESHQLTAADEAADAACA